Below is a genomic region from Henckelia pumila isolate YLH828 chromosome 3, ASM3356847v2, whole genome shotgun sequence.
TGCattacattttttaaaaataaatctaaAAAAATAGAGAACAATTTTGTAAAGtatttgtaattaaaaaaataaatttataaacgtgatatttttataaataagtaGTTatcaatgaaaaaaataaaatgatattttgataattaaatatatactaaAGGGTAAAATAAAGATATGTTGGTCATATCAAAATACCAACCCctcaactttaataaaatagatagaATATAGATGTATTATGATAATGAactagttttattttttaaaaaaacacacacacacacacacttgaACCAGGTAATCATCAACTTGATGAATTATCGATCTTAAAGTTAAcctttcttcaaaaaaaaaaaaaagatcttaAATTGAACCTTCCACTTGAGTTGCGCTTAATGAagtcaagttttttttttggtcgGATAGTATGTGATATGTGTACGATTATTTGCTCCCAACCAAAAAAATTATcgatttatatattaaatttaaatcttctgatttcatttgaataataaaaaattttaaatcactGTTTTCTTGATCGGTAAATGTGATTTAGACGAATTATGTGATAAACATCAAATTTAGatatatttaaaactcaagaCATTAACATATAAATTACTGCAATAAATTTGATGTCTACTTTAGATATTAATTACTTTTTATATGTTCAAAGGACGATTAATAAAATCTCTCATTTCTAAGCGAAATTTGCTTGCATCTCCCCGCACTTTTTATTTGCGTGTCTGTTAGTATTTCTCATTAACTGATCAATCTTATAATGAAAAACCTTACCTTTTATGAATAAATTGTTACAAGTTTttcgtaaaaaaaataaaaataaaaattgagatTCACTAAGAATTTTCAAACAAGTCAAAGTCCCATAAGATTAGTTCTTTAACCAAGTAAAACATCCAATCAGGACCTAAATCAGGATCCCatagtgatttttatttttggccATCTAGCTTGTTGGTTGCTTCCTTCCAAATTTCAAGTATACCAAACACGCCCTATACAGAAAGCGGGACATCCCCATTGTTATTTTCTGAGTTCTgaccaaaaaaacaaaataatggTAGCAATACTCGGGAACACCACACACACATTGCCCCAAACGTTCTTGCCCTACCAAGATTAGGGTTTTCGAATTCATTTCACTATTTTCTTGAGAATCGTGTGAGATTTACAGCAGTAACAAGTTTGCTGTTATTAATTCATATATCTGTGAAGAAAGGTTCAAACTTTCGCTTTCTTTTgactgctttcttcttcttggtGAGTCTAATGGCTGTTTTTTTCCCCTCCTCACGTGGGTTCTGCTTGTTCCGgctatttttatgatttttctaATGGGCTCTTTTTTTTTCCTGCATTTATGTGCTTAAAAGATCTGCTGAGTTTTGAATATGGAAGTTTGTTGAAGATTTTTTTCAATGTGGGCTAGTTTTGTAAGGATTTAAAGCTCGAGTGCTGGAGGCATAGCAAGTTTTGAATGTTTATAGTTCTGCTTTGCTTGTATTGTCTTGGGGAGTGTTTGTGCGTGGATTGTGGAGTgctgaaaaaattatttttgcatactttatgtTTAAGAAGTTCAGAAGAAAAATGGGACATAAATATCTCAACGTGGATTTcgattttcttgaaaatattcTGACTACTTGAAATCTTTTGTGCTCGGAGTGTCGCTTCTTGTCTATGGTCCAGCATTTTGAAAGTTAATGATTCTGCCTCTCTCCCTTTTTATCAAATGCTATTATGGCTTATTGCAATTCTTTTCTATGTGAGTTGTTCACTTGTCTGTGTTGCATTTTGTATTTTGCCATAAATTACTGAATTTGGTTGAGAGTATAAacccttgttttttttttcccttttttaaGAATAGCTAAAAAATATAGGCaaagatttaaatattataaaccTTTTTTCTTTAATTACAATGTTGAACTGTGCATCTTTTGTGGTGTTGAATAGTAGAACTCTTTACTTTTTCTGCTGCTTCTTGTAGGTTATACAATGTTCTGCTTTTAATGTTGTATCAATGATTCTTATTCCTAAAAAAGTGCAAGCGTTCAAATCCTGGAGTAAAATGGAAGGCaaaatttatgatatttatTGATCATTCGAAAGCTATTTTCATTCTCTgtttacctttttttttttttttttccttctttccaattttcatgggttggtttTGTGGTAGTGGAGGTTGTTTCTGTCGTTTTCCTTTCAAGGGATAACTTAGCTTCTACGTGCTTTTCCATTTAGTTTTGTTTTCTAATTGAAAATGGATTAAAGAttggtattttcctatgttaTTGCATCTCAAAAATTTTATTCCTCAGTCAAATTTCTGTAAAATGTTGCAGAGTTGCAGACATTTATCACTTGACATAAAGTATGCAGGACTCTAATGCTCGGTAAGTTTACCTTATTGTACGAAATGCTGTTTTTCTTGGTTTTCTGTTGTTGCTTTGCTTTGTAGATGTTTCAAAATTGGGTTGTCGATTCCCTTTCTTGTTAGATTGGGAGGAATTTGTTTCTCATAAAAAAATCGATCGTTTCTTGCCTGCAGACCTGTTTCCCTTGATGCACCTCAAAAGGCACCTGTGGTCGTGACACGGGCGGTCCGGAAACTCAAAATCCCAAGATCCGAATCTGATCCTGTTTTGTCGCCAAGTCCAGTTGGCAAAACATCCAGAAACAGAAGTCCTAAGGTTGTTGGTCGCCAGTCACCGAGAAGTCCAGCCACTGAGGTATATAATCGTGAATATGTTTCATAAACTATATAATTACACAAGCAATCACTTCAATAATATTTGGAGTGATGGGTTTCAAATCATTCTGAAAACGGGACGATTGGTTAGTACCACGTCGTatacaaaataaacaaaatgtTGGATAAAGGATTTAAAATGCAATGAGATCTATATCATCCAAACTAAGGGGTGGTCTACAACATGAACTTCTACCTTCGAGGTCAGATACATGGATATCTGGCGTCATCCCACTTTTGCAGTTTGTCATCATAATCCATGTTTCTTCTATGCTACTTTTCTAAACCACTCTTTAAATGTCTGTACTTTGTCCAATACCAAAGAAGAAAAGACCGAGCAGGGTGTCTGAATTGGAATCTCAGATAGCTCAGCTGGAAGAGGAACTAAAGAGGGCGAAGGATCGTTTGAGCTCCCCCATGTCATCAAGGCAAAGTGCCCAGCAGGAATGCCAGGAAGCCAAGGAACAGCTGGCAGTCATGTCTGTTAGACTCGAGGAAACTCAGAAGCAACTTAAGGAACTTTCCAACTCTGAAGAAGCCCGTCTCCAAGAATTACGAGAGATCTCTCAGGATAGAGATAGAGCATGGAAATCTGAACTCGATGCATTAGAAAAGCAACATTTTATGGACTCTTCTGCTTTGGCTTCCGCAATGAATGAGATTCAAAATCTCAAGATTCAACTGGACAGGGCTTCCGAGTCAGAAGTTACGCATGCTAGGCAGGCTGAGTCAGCTTGTGTTGAGATACACATGTTGAGGTGCGAACTCAACGGAACTCTTGAGTTGGTTGAGAAATTAAAGACCCAGTTAAATAATACCCGAGAGTCTGAAGCTCATGCCGTTGAAGCTGTTTGTAGCGCTCAAACGCAATTGAAAGATGTGAAGATTACTGAAGAAACATTACACTCTAAAAATGCTGTTGCCAGGGAATGCTACAAAAAGTTGTTCTCGGAGTTGGAAGATTCGAAAAATAGAGTAGTTTCATTGGAGGATGTAGTCAGGAGTCTCGAGTCTGGCATAAGTAATCGCAACAAGATCTCAGCATATTCTTTTGATGATGTTGAAACAGAAGTCCGGAAAAACGAACTCATGGATTTGAAGCATGAAGTTGATCGTTTAAGATCAGCACTGGAGACTGCTGAAAGAAGACATCAAGATGAATACAATCGTAGCACCTATGAGGTAAATAAAGCCAATGAACTTCTTGAGAATGTGAAATCAGAATCGTACAAGAAACATCTTGAAATAGAGGCAAATATTAAAGATCACCGAGTCGAAGCTGACACATTGAGGGCAAAACTGACTGAGAAAGATAATGATTTGAAAAGCATTTCACAGGAGAACAAGGGGTTGATATTAAAGATCAAAGAAAATTCACCAGCTGAAAAAGAATCCGAATTTGAAGCAGAGCTAGAGAAGTCAGAATCACTCCTCAAAGATCTGCAGGCATGTTTACTCGAGAAAGAGACTCAGTTGCTAACCATGAGAGAAGAAAACAAGATTCTGAAATCTGAAATCTCGAAGAAGGAAACAGAGAGAAAGGAAGCAACTAACGAGGCCATTGCTTTAACCGAGGCATCAAGAGCAGCCCAACAAGAAGCCTTGATAAAAATTGGATATTTGACCGAGGAATCTGAAAAAAGTCGAAGAAAAACCATGCGTGCTACCGAGCAGCTTGATGCAACGCAAGCTGCTAACTTAGAGATTGAAACTGAACTAAGGAGATTGAAAGTTCAATCAGATCAATGGAGAAAAGCTGCTGAAGTAGCCGCTGCGATGCTCTCTACTGAAAATAATGGTAAATATGTGAAAAGAACAGGTTCTTTGGACTATCACTCAGTTTCCGGGAAGTTGGGTTCACCGTATTCTGAAGATATCGATGACGACTTCGGTAAAAAGAAGAATGGCAGTATGTTGAAGAAGATTGGTGGTGTGCTGTTGAAGAAAGGGCAGAAGTAGATTAAAGAAAGTTTCAGGATCATTGAGGTTATCAATGGCAGTAATTTTtagctttaaaaaaaatcagtgaTTCTCCATCTCAAACTGACCATTTCGTGGTTGCAGATAAATTTTATGGTTAACTTTGATGTAAAAGAGACATTATGGTGTTTGGTTTATTTAAAGAGCAGTAAATGTAAAAGAGACATTATGGTGTTCGGTTTATTTAAGAGCAGTAACGGGGGCGCCCTTCGAGTTTCAATCAACTAATTCAGTGTCATATAGTTTCAAGATGAATTTTATGCACAAATCTAAAATTactagagtttttttttttttttttttttaaaaaaatatttacttaacacaattttgttgttggaatattttagttttttttttggaaagagAAAGTATTTTAGTTTTATGAGAAATGTAGTGAATGattctattttcttttttttttttgttaattgaaatttaaataGTTTTATATAATCTCTAACTTTCTTCATTGTATACAAAAGTTTCAGAGAATTTTATCTTATATTagttaatataattaataatgattaaaaacaataaaaatcaatCACTAATTTTTTATGTACTCGAAACAATATAGGTTTACTTTCTTATATTAATTCAAAAAATGCGATACAAGTATTAGTGAAACATGATAATTTTTTATGTAATCAAATTTATATCTACTTTATATAGAACAAAATActcattaaaataataaatgattaatttatctattaataatatatatttaaatttaaaaaattatgattcCCTCGTTAACATTTAAAGAAATGGCCAAAACTATtaccagttttttttttttttttttttttcgaaaaatgtCATATTTTtgccattattttttttaaaaaaacaaatttttataaaCCTATTGGCGTCAATGTATATGTTTGCTTGATGGGAACTTATTTTTCTGgatcttttcatttttttgttatttttcaaaaacgCCAGAAAATCACCTtattctttgaataaaattttctaatatttatttataaaaaacctattaaattattattttgtttagaaTAAAGGGGATATATTGTCTCAATCCACatgattaaaaattaatatttaaatagtTTATAATGAACTATATAATGAAGTCTTAACAACAATTTGAGTTTGTCATTTTCATAAAACTGATTAATacaataaaaacattttatatagacacaccattttttttttataaaaaaattgtacTACATTTAATTTCTAGTACCATTTTATATAAGAATGAAAGtgatgatataatatttgaAAGGGTTTGACGTCTCAATCAGAAAATACCAACAGTAATTTTTTTAGTAAGTGTTATCTCTTAGTATTGTCAATACTTCAAAACAATATGCAGTgtaataaataaacttaaataataaaaaaaaacaaggatATTTATGAACAAGTAATCAATACTTGCGCGGTGCCTCAGAgccaaataatcactagaaaaataaatcagtttacaaaaatcaataatccctctgtagtaacccaaacctattttacaagattaagtgattaaaAATGATTAAGCATGGATTAAAGacttaatttggatttaattgggaaatttatgattttttaaataagAACAGTTCGGGAAGGTCCGAACCCAAGTTCGAAGGGTCCGAACACTTCGGAAGCATGGTTAAGGGTTCGGAGGCTACAgacggttcggaacgtccgaagtgcgatcgaaacgtccgaagaAGAGTTCAGAGCTCCCGATCGTTGCATATCTGCGAAGTGGCATGCATGCGAGTTCGGAGtttccgaagaggagttcggagcttccgaactcggtctataaatagggcgtGCGGGAGCCCATTTCAAGTGCCAattcactctttccaacctcgtTTCTTGGTTAGTTTGGGgcgtttccagccttcctaggcttggtccgaggCTTTGGCTAGGTGCTCCGGAGTCGTagcggagtggtgcccaagttttggggtaTTCGACAACAAAAGGCTGATGATGGATGGAGGTATACTCGAGATCCTATAAATattttgggagtatctattggctaagttaagacttttagatatTGTTTAGTGATCTAGTGAATCTTGTGATTATAGGCTTGAACAAtagagctggtgtagcttgcctagtagaattAAAGTACataagtactgttcgagatatccagactgagtatgcatgtattatgtgttgcattgattatatgacacgattttatctgcatatattatgacatgttATTATGCTTTATGCATTAACATCTTGAACttgtatccttgtgatatcctgtagtagggtgtttaccctatcttgttagtggatggttgaACATGTGGAttcgtgtcaggtcaccgttatTCCACTGTCgggtatgagagccacctcctggtgcgatggcgcagagtgctacatacccATGACCCAAGTTTGTTATTGACCAGAaattcttgacctcgagtctttgTACCCGTACACTACTTGCATACATtcacatataatattgtatactaatactctcgtattgagcattttatgctcacgttctCGTACtattttggacaccctattccacggggcatgTCTCAGACTAGATAGAGCAGGAGGCTCAGGGAGACCGTAGTTGCAAGATGGCAGTAATGGTGGATTGGGTTCCGGTCTGGCTTTTTATTATTTGGGTTTGAATTGTTGATACACTGTCTTCGttatggttgtataactatttcaGATCTATTTCTCTTGGATTGTTATATTTTTCCGCTGATTTActttgattatgtttaattaagttaattgcatgcctaagctcttgattagtaggtgatcacggtgcggatcACTACATCCTCTATCTCAATTATATAGTCCacgttttcttttttgtttgtcccaaatatatagtcatataccatatctagtaatatttttttacactcttttactaatatacccctattaactataccttgaaaattatgcaatcatttttaaatacattaaatagagaaaaaaatatgaagtttgtataaaatttatttttccaatgaTTTTTCTCAATCTGTGTGAAAAAAATTTGGACTATATAATCGAGACGGAGGGAGTACTAGTGACTGTGTATTAAAACCTatttttctcaacaagttgagaaaataaatatcctaaaaactagtaaaaACTAGAATATAAAAACCAATAGTATGTTTGAACACGTCTGCCGAAATCAACAAATAACCACTTTCGAATCAACACTTCACTCGCATGATCTTCAAATGTTTCCAACACTTCACGGCAACACGGTAATTCAGCAACGACCGATCGTCTTCAAAAAAATCTAGATCAACTCTCAATATGTTCTTAATTATTCTATCTGTTGATCTCACTTCGCTGGTCTCTCTATTCGTCCTTTTTTTCATGGATCCACTTCCTTTGTTTAAATAGATATTCAATGACCTAGGGAATCCTTCATTGAATAGAATCctataaaatatgaaaacaagACTTTGTTAGGAATGAAATTCTATTGAGCATGAGATAATATTTATCTACTAATTTAAACATGTCTAAGAAAGACAAAACTTTTAAATAGAATTTTATCGCAATTAAGAAAAAAATCTCTAAGGCACGTGAAAACAAGTTCCTTTCAATCTCCTCTTTTTTACCTTTCTAGAAAAAACTCACATACAAGTGCAATTAACTCCCCCTGAGTTAAATAACTAATGCTCTCCCTGAATTTGATCATCTCAAAACATCAATGTTGGTTTGTCGTGTTGGCAACACAGACTTTAAACACTTATTGCTCTACATTATTCATGTCATAGAATTTTGTAGAACTCTCTAGAATACACTTGTATATACATATGACTTGTATAGAATCATGTAGAAAGAAGGATTTAAAATTATGTAAATTATAGAACCTTCTAGAGAGTTAATCTCTACCGTCGGATCAAAGTGATCCTAGCCATCCATCGTAACAAGCTCAACTATAAAAGGGTGCAAGCCCTCATTTGTAAAGAATCAAGTTGAGAAAGAATACAAAACATTCTTCAAGCTCTCTTGTGTTCTTACTTAAATACTAGCACAAATACATGCGTTACAAAGGCTGCTTTACTAGTACTTGTAAGGAGCGAAGTCAAGGAGTAAAGGCCACACGTGATCTTAGAAGGGTTAAGTCCGTGACATGTAGCTTGAAATAATTAGAGTCGAGTCAAGTTTCGCACCCTCGAATTGGGCATGCTTGAACCATTTGGGACCCTCGACTCGGCACACAACCTTATAATTGCATCTTAtggaaaaatataaaaatactaATCAGTACATTGTGTATCATCAAAATAGTAAAGTAAATAATCTCTTCGATTGTTCCATCATCAATAGTAAAGTAAAGAAAGAATCATAATAGTAAATTAAGGAATATTTTCGATGGTTCCATCATCAATAGTAAGGTAAAGAAAAAATCCATCATCAGTGGCAATATCTTGTTGCAAAACAATATATTCTTTCAgtttcttggataaataactggAGGGGCAACATTCATGGGTATAAACAAATAGTaaagatttaaaaaaacaatttctaCGCGGAAATTAGCCGAGTAGACCGAGTAGCCAAAAAAAACAATTTCTACGCAGTCACCGAGGAGTCCAGCCACTGAGGTATATAATCGtgaatatttttcataaaatataattagAGATTGGTTACCGACAAATGGACAAATTTGAGATTAAAATGGCGAAAGCTATTTGAAATTGTAATCTTACTTCAAAAAaactatatttaaatttttaaatctatcaAAATCGTCAATATTGGAGGGATACATATGTATGACCCCCCTTAGATTTTGGAAGCCACACATTCAGTACATAGAAAATCAATCAATAGGCGCCGTTTATCCTGTTTAGTTACGGACAAATGGACAAATATGAGATTAAAATGGCGAAAGCTATTTGAAATTGTAATCATACTTCAAAAAtactatatttaaatttctaaatCTATGAAAAAAGGAGAGCATTCAAACAAAAGAGATGTAGGCAAAAGGTATTCAGAGTTTTTCCTTAAAATAAAGTTTACATATATCTAGAGGAAATTCTTGCTTAAGAAAATGCTGTCGTTTTGCGTATTTACATGAGTAAAAGAATGAATACCGTGACAAAATTAGAACCATTTTGCATTTCATTTTAATCTTCAATCAATTTACACTATTTGACTATAGTTCAAGGTAATGTGGCTAATCAGAAGGCGACATACCTAGTGAAACCAATCGATCACGGTATCTgtaactgaaacgaccctaactactacttataattaaactaaataaaatacgaatttttttcaaaatttcggcatgacctatctatttaaattacaaaccacctgtcacagacaacaaattttagagaaaaacaAACAACACTAAATAAATTAGACCAAGAAAGGAACGAGAACCGGAGAAGAAATTCAACCTTTCGAACAACAAAAGATTAAGAATTTACATATTTACATGCCcacaaataatttataaatttttacaatatcatttatccaatcaacaaataaaagactttaaattgctaaaataaacttttgcggaagattggcatggtcagagggatgtgcTGTGCCCGCATCACAGTCCACTCGAAAGTCCTGCCTTGCAATCTCGATGATAACTAttacctgcaccaagtagatgtagtgagcctaggggcccaacaagaatatggagaaaataacgagggtttaaaattacatgcttaatacttaaaatactagtACTTAATATACTTTGAAACTTACTCCGAAAAGTTGAATGATAAATGAGAATGAGATGTAatgcatgcaatgaactcacacaATTAAACTTGGGAACTTTCTTAAACTTTACTTAATCTCATGtgtgactgaaactgaatataAACGAAGTCGAGTCAAATTAGAACTGATCTATAACTGAAATTGAaactgtaactgtaactgtgaacttagatccttgaattgtgaccctgtgttttcgatcatgatcatggctgcagtgcactatgccgcaaggaagtcaggatatctccaaaactcgtcttgccctgtgattggtaagggaggccaagatttctcttaaccccacacatacacttcatttctatatttggtaaggtaggccaagatttctcttaaccccacacatacacgtcatttctatatttggtaaggtaggccaagacgtctctcaaccccacacatacacgtcatttttatagtcacaatcatttcacttcgttcaaaaatattttcttttattcttactTGACTCGACACAAAGATATAGCATGCATTTAAGAAAATgactttctttgaaaatatGTACTCGATTACTCGATTCACAAGCAAATGATAAAAGATGGTTGacaaggatggtgatttaggtggAAACCCATGGCTAAGATTCTAAACTTACTTTTCTGGCACTTAGGACGTATCCCGGGTAGCAACACTTAATGACCAAAATATTGCACTTTACCATTCGATAGCCTAGAACTCGATCAAAACTTAACCAAATTAGTTCCCGCTTGAAAAGACATTTCTCTAACTTCCTAGACTATTCCTAAATTCATTCCCTTAGCCAAAACATTAGTGCAACCCTTTTTTACATGACCATTTCTGGACAGCCCTCAACACTTGGACATTTCTGCTCACCAAATCTCAGTTCATCTCCCTCTCAAGA
It encodes:
- the LOC140891878 gene encoding interactor of constitutive active ROPs 2, chloroplastic-like isoform X3 — translated: MQDSNARPVSLDAPQKAPVVVTRAVRKLKIPRSESDPVLSPSPVGKTSRNRSPKVVGRQSPRSPATEIAQLEEELKRAKDRLSSPMSSRQSAQQECQEAKEQLAVMSVRLEETQKQLKELSNSEEARLQELREISQDRDRAWKSELDALEKQHFMDSSALASAMNEIQNLKIQLDRASESEVTHARQAESACVEIHMLRCELNGTLELVEKLKTQLNNTRESEAHAVEAVCSAQTQLKDVKITEETLHSKNAVARECYKKLFSELEDSKNRVVSLEDVVRSLESGISNRNKISAYSFDDVETEVRKNELMDLKHEVDRLRSALETAERRHQDEYNRSTYEVNKANELLENVKSESYKKHLEIEANIKDHRVEADTLRAKLTEKDNDLKSISQENKGLILKIKENSPAEKESEFEAELEKSESLLKDLQACLLEKETQLLTMREENKILKSEISKKETERKEATNEAIALTEASRAAQQEALIKIGYLTEESEKSRRKTMRATEQLDATQAANLEIETELRRLKVQSDQWRKAAEVAAAMLSTENNGKYVKRTGSLDYHSVSGKLGSPYSEDIDDDFGKKKNGSMLKKIGGVLLKKGQK
- the LOC140891878 gene encoding interactor of constitutive active ROPs 2, chloroplastic-like isoform X1, translating into MQDSNARPVSLDAPQKAPVVVTRAVRKLKIPRSESDPVLSPSPVGKTSRNRSPKVVGRQSPRSPATEKKRPSRVSELESQIAQLEEELKRAKDRLSSPMSSRQSAQQECQEAKEQLAVMSVRLEETQKQLKELSNSEEARLQELREISQDRDRAWKSELDALEKQHFMDSSALASAMNEIQNLKIQLDRASESEVTHARQAESACVEIHMLRCELNGTLELVEKLKTQLNNTRESEAHAVEAVCSAQTQLKDVKITEETLHSKNAVARECYKKLFSELEDSKNRVVSLEDVVRSLESGISNRNKISAYSFDDVETEVRKNELMDLKHEVDRLRSALETAERRHQDEYNRSTYEVNKANELLENVKSESYKKHLEIEANIKDHRVEADTLRAKLTEKDNDLKSISQENKGLILKIKENSPAEKESEFEAELEKSESLLKDLQACLLEKETQLLTMREENKILKSEISKKETERKEATNEAIALTEASRAAQQEALIKIGYLTEESEKSRRKTMRATEQLDATQAANLEIETELRRLKVQSDQWRKAAEVAAAMLSTENNGKYVKRTGSLDYHSVSGKLGSPYSEDIDDDFGKKKNGSMLKKIGGVLLKKGQK
- the LOC140891878 gene encoding interactor of constitutive active ROPs 2, chloroplastic-like isoform X2; amino-acid sequence: MQDSNARPVSLDAPQKAPVVVTRAVRKLKIPRSESDPVLSPSPVGKTSRNRSPKVVGRQSPRSPATEKRPSRVSELESQIAQLEEELKRAKDRLSSPMSSRQSAQQECQEAKEQLAVMSVRLEETQKQLKELSNSEEARLQELREISQDRDRAWKSELDALEKQHFMDSSALASAMNEIQNLKIQLDRASESEVTHARQAESACVEIHMLRCELNGTLELVEKLKTQLNNTRESEAHAVEAVCSAQTQLKDVKITEETLHSKNAVARECYKKLFSELEDSKNRVVSLEDVVRSLESGISNRNKISAYSFDDVETEVRKNELMDLKHEVDRLRSALETAERRHQDEYNRSTYEVNKANELLENVKSESYKKHLEIEANIKDHRVEADTLRAKLTEKDNDLKSISQENKGLILKIKENSPAEKESEFEAELEKSESLLKDLQACLLEKETQLLTMREENKILKSEISKKETERKEATNEAIALTEASRAAQQEALIKIGYLTEESEKSRRKTMRATEQLDATQAANLEIETELRRLKVQSDQWRKAAEVAAAMLSTENNGKYVKRTGSLDYHSVSGKLGSPYSEDIDDDFGKKKNGSMLKKIGGVLLKKGQK